A window of Phyllobacterium sp. T1293 contains these coding sequences:
- a CDS encoding alpha-E domain-containing protein: MLLGRTANGLYWMFRYIERAENMARLIDAGLRMALTKTSDAPEEWSSVLMSAGVKIGYDAKYSEYNASLVSDFLLRDLSNPSSVMSCVETARSNARMVRTALTREAWESVNETWMILKSTLASAIPETDLPRVLDQIKRETAIIRGAFHGTMLRNEIFNFARLGTFIERADNTARILDVKYYVLLPSISYVGTTLDNFQWESILRSVSAHRSYRWVYDVEYNPVNIADYLILNSRMPRSLNFCYSNIVDNLKYLASDYGKRHECHDMSENIMTRLENNEIRSIFDNGLHEFLSDLIYQTNGLGSKIAEAYNFD; this comes from the coding sequence ATGCTTCTTGGTCGCACCGCGAATGGTCTCTACTGGATGTTCCGCTATATCGAGCGGGCAGAGAATATGGCGCGTCTGATCGACGCCGGCTTGCGAATGGCTTTGACAAAAACCTCCGACGCGCCGGAGGAGTGGTCTTCCGTGCTGATGAGTGCCGGCGTCAAAATCGGCTACGACGCAAAATACAGCGAGTACAATGCCAGCCTCGTTTCAGATTTCCTGCTGCGGGATCTCAGCAATCCCTCAAGCGTGATGTCGTGCGTTGAAACCGCCCGCTCCAATGCCCGCATGGTGCGCACGGCGCTGACCCGCGAGGCATGGGAAAGTGTCAATGAAACGTGGATGATCCTGAAATCCACCCTCGCCTCAGCCATTCCCGAAACCGATCTTCCGCGCGTACTTGATCAGATCAAGCGCGAAACGGCCATTATTCGCGGCGCTTTTCACGGCACGATGCTGCGCAACGAGATTTTCAACTTTGCCCGGCTTGGCACCTTTATCGAGCGGGCCGATAATACGGCACGCATTCTCGACGTGAAATATTATGTGCTGCTGCCGTCGATTTCCTATGTCGGCACGACGCTCGATAATTTTCAGTGGGAATCGATCCTGCGCTCCGTTTCGGCGCACCGCTCCTATCGCTGGGTCTATGATGTCGAATACAATCCGGTGAATATTGCGGATTATCTGATCCTCAACTCGCGCATGCCGCGTTCGCTGAATTTCTGCTATTCGAACATCGTTGATAATCTCAAATATCTTGCCAGTGATTACGGCAAGCGGCACGAGTGCCACGACATGTCGGAAAACATCATGACGCGGCTCGAGAACAACGAAATTCGCAGCATTTTCGACAATGGCCTGCACGAATTTCTGAGTGACCTGATCTATCAAACCAATGGTCTCGGCAGCAAAATCGCCGAAGCCTATAACTTTGATTGA
- a CDS encoding transglutaminase family protein has product MLLNIKHTSRYQYDYPVQYAVQRLRLHPSSSPGQKVIDWNVTVSGAEQEASYRDGYGNRTQLVRLDREVKELVIEATGQVETEDRSGVLGKVYNFMPIWLYERETELTKPGDAIKQLAASLKVTSDRLAVMHELMTTLHKVVAYTPGTTNITTTAEEALTLGTGVCQDHTHVFLAVARVLKIPARYVSGYLMMLDSIEQTATHAWAEAHIDGLGWVGFDAANDICPNEHYIRIACGLDYNEASPISGMRFGPGMESLAVDLNVEQ; this is encoded by the coding sequence ATGCTCCTGAACATCAAGCACACCTCCCGTTATCAATATGACTATCCGGTGCAATACGCTGTCCAGCGGTTGCGTCTGCATCCGTCAAGCTCTCCGGGGCAGAAGGTCATTGACTGGAACGTGACCGTCAGCGGTGCCGAGCAGGAAGCGAGTTATCGCGACGGCTATGGCAACCGCACCCAGCTTGTGCGGCTTGATCGCGAGGTCAAGGAACTCGTCATCGAGGCGACCGGACAGGTGGAAACCGAAGACCGCTCCGGCGTACTCGGCAAGGTCTACAATTTTATGCCCATCTGGCTTTATGAGCGTGAAACGGAGCTGACGAAGCCCGGAGATGCCATAAAACAGCTGGCGGCAAGCCTTAAAGTCACGAGTGACAGGCTCGCGGTCATGCATGAGCTGATGACCACGCTGCACAAGGTTGTCGCCTATACGCCGGGAACCACCAATATCACCACCACGGCAGAGGAAGCCCTCACCCTTGGGACAGGCGTCTGTCAGGATCACACCCATGTTTTCCTCGCGGTTGCCCGCGTCCTGAAAATTCCCGCCCGCTACGTTTCCGGTTATCTGATGATGCTGGATAGCATCGAGCAGACAGCCACCCATGCGTGGGCGGAAGCGCATATTGATGGGCTGGGCTGGGTCGGGTTTGATGCGGCCAATGATATCTGCCCGAACGAGCACTATATCCGTATTGCCTGCGGCCTCGACTACAACGAAGCCTCGCCAATTTCCGGTATGCGCTTCGGTCCCGGCATGGAATCACTTGCCGTCGACCTCAATGTAGAGCAGTAA